One genomic segment of Paenibacillus sp. FSL H8-0332 includes these proteins:
- the trpD gene encoding anthranilate phosphoribosyltransferase produces the protein MDASQLLQSGIAGLIEGKDLTRTQAREIMGTIMEGAASPAQIGSLLTALRIKGETVEEITGFAEAMRGFGTQVLTERSQLLDTCGTGGSGIHKFNISTASAIISSAASVRVAKHGNRSASGRAGSADVLEALGVNIHLNAEQARQCLDSIGICFLFAQIYHPSMKHAAAPRRELGVRTVFNMLGPLTNPAGADRQLMGIYDRNKTETVAKVLGELGSKRAMIVSSLDGLDEISISAPTQVSELKQGVVTTYEITPQELGLSQHPLEDVMGGDAAENAAIITTVLEGNINPYRDIVLANAGACIYVAGLADTLKEGVDRAREVVDSGAALRKLEQLKAMTKELDYVS, from the coding sequence ATGGACGCAAGCCAGTTACTACAATCAGGAATTGCCGGTTTAATCGAGGGGAAGGATCTTACCCGTACGCAGGCCCGGGAGATTATGGGCACGATTATGGAAGGTGCAGCTTCACCGGCGCAGATCGGATCGCTGCTGACCGCGCTGCGGATCAAAGGGGAGACCGTTGAAGAAATCACCGGCTTCGCTGAGGCGATGCGCGGTTTCGGCACACAGGTGCTTACAGAACGAAGCCAGCTGCTGGATACTTGCGGCACGGGCGGCTCCGGCATTCATAAATTCAATATCTCCACAGCTTCGGCGATCATTTCCTCCGCAGCTTCTGTAAGAGTGGCGAAGCACGGCAACCGTTCGGCGTCCGGCAGAGCGGGCAGTGCAGATGTGCTGGAGGCGCTCGGCGTCAATATTCATCTGAATGCGGAGCAGGCGCGGCAATGTCTGGACAGTATCGGCATCTGCTTCCTGTTCGCTCAAATCTATCATCCGTCCATGAAGCATGCCGCTGCTCCCCGCCGTGAGCTGGGTGTGCGGACGGTCTTCAATATGCTGGGCCCGCTGACCAATCCGGCCGGAGCAGACCGGCAGCTGATGGGCATTTATGACCGCAATAAGACAGAGACGGTTGCCAAAGTCCTGGGTGAGCTCGGCTCCAAGCGGGCGATGATTGTCAGCAGCCTCGATGGCTTGGATGAGATCAGCATCTCGGCACCGACTCAGGTCTCTGAGTTGAAGCAGGGCGTAGTCACCACCTACGAAATTACACCGCAGGAGCTTGGCCTCAGCCAGCATCCGCTGGAGGACGTCATGGGCGGCGATGCCGCAGAGAATGCGGCGATTATCACTACAGTGCTGGAGGGTAATATCAATCCGTACCGTGACATCGTACTGGCAAATGCCGGGGCTTGCATCTATGTCGCCGGTCTTGCCGATACACTTAAGGAAGGCGTGGACCGTGCCCGAGAGGTTGTGGATTCAGGGGCGGCCCTGCGCAAGCTGGAACAGTTAAAAGCGATGACAAAGGAGCTTGATTATGTATCTTGA
- the trpE gene encoding anthranilate synthase component I, with product MTNPSIEEVVSLSREYNLIPVVTRLLADMETPIRLFQRFAEQDRAFLLESVEGGIQWARYSFIGSDPFLMISGKKGLIQVEVGGEKKQLSGKPVEELKALLRSYRSPKLDGMPPFTGGAIGFFGYDLLQYYEKLSAHAVDDLNMDDIRFMFCDRIIVFDHVKQQILLVGNLHIKDGDTDSDIRANYEELSSRLVNLAEELQKEGPKENVNRRSIPQDIELGEVHSNLTKEQYIHNVEQAKEYIRAGDIFQVVLSQRMHIETEVSPLHVYRMLRILNPSPYMYYLKMDEEIIVGTSPEALVKVDGGRVETRPIAGTRPRGATPAEDHQLAAELLEDEKERAEHLMLVDLGRNDLGRVSKFGSVKCNTFMEIEKYSHVMHLVSNVTGTLAEDKDFFDAFLSCLPAGTVSGAPKLRAMEIIAELEREARGAYAGAIGYLGFSGNMDSCITIRTIIFRKGRAYVQAGAGIVWDSVPEKEYEETVNKAKGMLKAIRMAEAMFPTEVKEKQVINQDYMYEYTP from the coding sequence GTGACGAATCCGAGCATTGAAGAAGTGGTGTCGCTGTCGCGTGAATACAATCTGATCCCGGTCGTAACAAGATTGCTGGCTGATATGGAAACGCCGATCCGGCTGTTCCAGCGGTTTGCAGAGCAGGATCGCGCATTTTTGCTGGAGAGTGTAGAGGGCGGCATTCAATGGGCACGTTATTCTTTTATCGGCAGTGATCCGTTCCTGATGATCTCCGGCAAAAAGGGGCTGATCCAGGTGGAGGTCGGCGGCGAGAAAAAACAGCTGTCCGGCAAACCTGTCGAGGAGCTGAAAGCGCTGCTCCGTTCCTATCGCAGTCCCAAGCTGGACGGCATGCCGCCGTTTACGGGCGGAGCCATCGGATTCTTCGGTTACGATCTGCTGCAATATTACGAGAAGCTGTCCGCACATGCCGTAGATGATCTGAATATGGATGACATCCGTTTTATGTTCTGTGACCGCATTATCGTCTTCGATCATGTGAAGCAGCAGATCCTGCTGGTGGGTAATCTTCATATCAAGGATGGCGATACGGATTCGGATATCCGGGCCAACTATGAGGAGCTGAGCAGCCGCTTGGTGAATCTGGCAGAGGAGCTGCAAAAGGAAGGTCCGAAGGAGAACGTCAACCGCCGCAGTATTCCGCAGGACATTGAACTGGGAGAGGTTCACTCCAATCTCACGAAGGAGCAGTACATCCACAACGTAGAGCAGGCCAAAGAATACATTCGTGCCGGAGATATTTTCCAGGTGGTGCTGTCGCAGCGGATGCATATCGAGACCGAGGTCTCTCCGCTGCATGTGTACCGGATGCTGCGCATTCTGAACCCTTCTCCCTATATGTATTATCTGAAAATGGATGAGGAGATCATCGTCGGTACCTCGCCGGAAGCGCTGGTCAAGGTAGACGGCGGACGGGTGGAGACCCGGCCGATTGCCGGAACCCGGCCGCGCGGAGCAACACCTGCAGAAGATCATCAGCTGGCCGCAGAGCTGCTGGAGGATGAGAAGGAACGTGCGGAGCATCTGATGCTGGTAGACCTGGGCCGCAATGATCTGGGCCGGGTCTCGAAATTCGGCAGCGTGAAATGCAATACATTCATGGAGATCGAGAAATACTCGCATGTCATGCATCTGGTCTCGAATGTGACCGGAACGCTGGCCGAGGATAAGGATTTCTTCGATGCCTTCCTCTCCTGCCTTCCAGCAGGTACGGTATCGGGAGCGCCGAAGCTGCGGGCGATGGAGATTATCGCCGAGCTGGAGCGGGAAGCCCGCGGCGCTTATGCCGGAGCGATCGGATATCTCGGCTTCTCCGGGAACATGGATTCCTGCATCACGATCCGCACGATTATCTTCCGCAAAGGCCGCGCTTATGTGCAGGCCGGAGCAGGAATCGTCTGGGATTCTGTGCCGGAGAAGGAATATGAGGAGACGGTGAACAAGGCGAAGGGGATGCTGAAAGCGATCCGTATGGCGGAAGCCATGTTCCCAACCGAGGTGAAGGAAAAGCAGGTCATTAACCAGGATTATATGTATGAATATACCCCGTGA
- the aroH gene encoding chorismate mutase gives MVNRGIRGATTVTQNEETEILRETVILLREIVERNDVIAEDICSVWITMTTDLDATFPARAIREIEGWEMVPLMCSVEIPVKGSLPNCIRLMVQVNTDKSQRDIRHVYLNEAQRLRPDLSQSK, from the coding sequence ATGGTGAACCGGGGCATACGCGGTGCAACGACCGTAACCCAGAATGAAGAGACGGAAATTTTACGTGAAACGGTGATCCTGCTAAGGGAAATTGTGGAGCGCAATGATGTGATCGCAGAGGATATCTGCAGTGTGTGGATTACGATGACTACGGATCTGGATGCGACCTTCCCGGCACGGGCGATCCGTGAGATTGAAGGCTGGGAGATGGTTCCGCTGATGTGTTCCGTGGAGATCCCTGTGAAGGGCAGCCTGCCGAATTGCATCCGCCTGATGGTGCAGGTGAACACCGACAAATCCCAGCGGGATATCCGTCATGTGTATCTGAATGAAGCCCAGCGGCTTCGCCCGGATCTCTCACAGAGCAAGTAA
- the aroB gene encoding 3-dehydroquinate synthase yields the protein MRSITVDLGERSYPIYIGSGLLRSIGERCIEAGFAQRSPLLVVSDTEVAPRYLEQVEASLRSSGYTVVSHVIQAGEASKSLAVYEEVITTAIQGGLDRSSAVLALGGGVVGDLAGFVAASYMRGIGFMQIPTTILAHDSSVGGKVAVNHPLAKNMLGAFYQPSMVLYDLDTLATLPPRQVASGLAEVVKHGLILDREFAYWCREHADELLALDPEALGYALERGCAIKADVIGGDEREHGQRAILNLGHTIGHAIEAVGGYGTFLHGEAIAIGMAGSALLAAKLGRDRQIYEDTVSMLAALSLPTRLPSKYSREELMEAMMHDKKFKEGRMTFIVPEAIGEVSIISDVQASDVTEVIAQLKKEGSPW from the coding sequence ATGCGCAGCATTACTGTAGACTTAGGCGAACGTTCATATCCGATTTATATCGGCAGCGGTCTGCTGCGCAGCATTGGCGAACGCTGCATCGAAGCCGGGTTTGCACAGCGCAGCCCGCTGCTGGTGGTCAGCGATACGGAAGTCGCGCCGCGTTATCTGGAGCAGGTGGAGGCCTCCCTCCGCAGCAGCGGATATACGGTGGTCAGCCATGTCATTCAGGCGGGTGAAGCCTCGAAGTCACTAGCTGTCTATGAAGAAGTCATCACCACAGCCATCCAGGGCGGGCTGGACCGCAGCTCAGCCGTGCTTGCGCTTGGCGGGGGAGTCGTTGGCGATCTGGCCGGCTTCGTTGCCGCATCTTATATGCGGGGAATCGGGTTCATGCAGATTCCAACGACCATTCTCGCCCATGACAGCAGTGTAGGCGGCAAGGTAGCCGTTAACCATCCGCTGGCCAAGAATATGCTGGGCGCCTTTTATCAGCCGTCGATGGTGTTATATGATCTGGACACCTTAGCGACGCTTCCACCCCGGCAGGTCGCTTCAGGCCTGGCTGAGGTGGTCAAGCACGGGCTGATCCTTGACCGTGAGTTCGCTTACTGGTGCCGTGAGCATGCGGATGAGCTGCTGGCTTTGGACCCCGAGGCGCTGGGGTATGCGCTGGAACGCGGTTGTGCGATCAAGGCGGATGTAATCGGCGGTGATGAACGAGAGCACGGACAGCGTGCGATTCTGAATCTGGGGCATACCATCGGACATGCTATTGAAGCTGTCGGGGGCTATGGCACCTTCCTGCATGGAGAGGCGATTGCGATTGGCATGGCCGGATCTGCTCTGCTCGCCGCGAAGCTGGGCCGGGACAGACAGATCTACGAGGATACCGTGTCCATGCTCGCCGCCCTGTCGCTGCCAACCCGGCTTCCTTCGAAGTATAGCAGGGAAGAGCTGATGGAAGCGATGATGCATGACAAGAAATTCAAGGAAGGCCGAATGACTTTTATCGTGCCGGAGGCCATTGGTGAAGTTAGTATCATCAGTGATGTGCAGGCAAGCGATGTTACAGAAGTCATAGCTCAGCTTAAGAAGGAGGGGAGCCCATGGTGA
- the aroC gene encoding chorismate synthase — MSLRYLTAGETHGPQLTAIIEGLPSNLTLDFEELNFQLHRRQKGYGRGRRMQIEKDTAQIAGGVRHGYTTGAPVALIVENKDWTHWKNIMNIEPIPGSDEEKRRVNRPRPGHADLNGGLKYNHTDLRNVLERSSARETAARVAVGAVARQLLAAFGVKIAGQVIRIGEIEAPANDLPIDELIALTEESSVRVVDKETERKMEAYIDKIKEEGDSIGGIVECIVEGLPIGLGSYVQSDRKLDGAIAGAVMSINAFKGVEIGIGFEAGKLRGSQVHDEIMYEASQGYYRASNRLGGFEGGMTNGMPVVVRGVMKPIPTLYKPLQSVDIDTKEPFTAQVERSDACAVPAACVVLESVVAWEIAKAFLDKFGGDSLEEIRANYNNYLAQLESY; from the coding sequence ATGAGTTTACGCTACTTAACAGCGGGGGAAACACACGGCCCCCAGCTTACAGCCATTATTGAGGGATTGCCCAGTAATTTGACACTAGACTTTGAAGAGCTTAATTTCCAGTTGCACCGGAGACAGAAGGGCTACGGCCGCGGACGCCGGATGCAGATTGAGAAGGATACTGCCCAGATCGCCGGCGGTGTGCGTCATGGCTATACCACGGGTGCTCCGGTAGCGCTCATTGTGGAGAACAAGGACTGGACACACTGGAAGAACATTATGAATATTGAACCGATTCCGGGCAGTGACGAAGAGAAGCGCCGGGTAAACCGCCCGCGTCCTGGTCATGCGGACCTGAACGGCGGACTTAAGTATAACCATACCGATCTGCGCAACGTTCTGGAGCGCTCAAGCGCCCGTGAGACGGCAGCAAGAGTAGCCGTAGGCGCGGTAGCCCGTCAGCTGCTTGCAGCTTTCGGAGTGAAAATTGCCGGACAAGTCATCCGCATCGGAGAGATCGAAGCACCAGCTAACGATCTGCCTATCGATGAGCTGATTGCTCTTACTGAAGAATCCTCTGTGCGCGTAGTGGACAAGGAGACTGAGCGGAAGATGGAGGCTTACATAGACAAGATCAAGGAAGAAGGCGACTCCATCGGCGGGATTGTGGAATGTATTGTCGAAGGTCTGCCTATCGGCCTTGGCAGTTATGTACAGTCCGACCGCAAGCTGGACGGTGCCATCGCCGGAGCCGTGATGTCGATCAATGCCTTCAAGGGCGTGGAGATCGGCATCGGCTTCGAAGCCGGGAAGCTGCGCGGCTCACAGGTCCATGACGAAATCATGTATGAAGCCTCGCAGGGTTACTACCGGGCGAGCAACCGGCTGGGCGGGTTCGAAGGCGGAATGACCAATGGGATGCCGGTGGTCGTCAGAGGGGTAATGAAGCCGATCCCGACGCTGTACAAACCGCTGCAGAGTGTGGATATCGATACGAAGGAGCCGTTCACTGCCCAGGTGGAGCGCTCAGACGCCTGTGCCGTTCCGGCGGCTTGTGTCGTACTGGAGAGTGTAGTAGCCTGGGAGATTGCCAAGGCGTTCCTGGACAAATTCGGCGGGGATTCTCTGGAAGAGATCCGTGCGAACTACAATAATTACCTGGCCCAGCTGGAGAGCTATTAG
- a CDS encoding protein-glutamate O-methyltransferase CheR → MAERDESSLAPDPDYTGFIHNIKQSTGIDLAQYKEAQMKRRLTTLRMKNGYNTFNEFYAAMMKDKALFYEFLDRMTINVSEFWRNPNRWEVLRDVILPDLQRSGRRLKLWSAACSTGEEPYTLAMILSDKNILAQTGILATDIDDGALAKAKQGIYLERSLKDVPKDVADRYFTPEGPVFKVSEGLKKNIDFRKQNLLLDKFDEGFDLIICRNVMIYFTEEAKNKLYHKFSASLRPGGYLFVGSTEQIFTPAQYGFESTETFFYRKK, encoded by the coding sequence ATGGCTGAACGTGACGAATCCTCATTAGCACCGGACCCTGATTACACCGGATTTATTCATAATATTAAACAAAGCACCGGCATTGACCTTGCGCAGTATAAGGAAGCACAGATGAAGCGTCGGCTGACGACGCTCCGGATGAAGAACGGCTACAATACCTTTAACGAATTCTATGCGGCCATGATGAAGGACAAGGCTCTGTTCTATGAGTTCCTGGACCGCATGACGATCAATGTCTCTGAATTCTGGCGGAATCCGAACCGCTGGGAAGTGCTGAGGGATGTGATTCTGCCGGATCTTCAGCGTTCCGGCCGCAGGCTGAAACTATGGAGTGCTGCCTGTTCCACAGGCGAAGAGCCTTATACGCTGGCGATGATTCTCTCGGATAAGAATATTCTGGCCCAGACCGGGATTCTGGCTACAGATATTGATGACGGGGCGCTGGCCAAGGCGAAGCAGGGGATCTATCTTGAGCGCTCCTTGAAGGATGTGCCCAAAGATGTCGCAGACCGGTATTTTACACCGGAAGGCCCGGTCTTCAAGGTCAGTGAAGGACTGAAGAAGAATATCGATTTCCGCAAGCAGAATCTGCTGCTGGATAAATTCGATGAAGGTTTCGATCTGATTATCTGCCGCAATGTCATGATCTACTTCACCGAAGAAGCCAAGAATAAGCTGTATCACAAATTCTCGGCCAGCCTGCGGCCCGGGGGCTATCTGTTCGTGGGCAGCACGGAGCAGATCTTCACACCGGCGCAGTATGGCTTCGAATCTACCGAAACCTTCTTTTACCGCAAGAAATAG
- the ndk gene encoding nucleoside-diphosphate kinase, with protein MEQTYLMIKPDGVQRGLIGRIVARLEDKGFKLVAAKLITVTEEQAKKHYAEHDGKDFFPELVSFITSGPVFAMVWEGDDVIALSRLLIGKTKVGEALPGTIRGDYASHTPLNLIHGSDSPDSAAREIANFFAPDELAQYHKDIAAWM; from the coding sequence ATGGAACAAACGTATCTGATGATCAAACCGGATGGTGTACAGCGCGGATTAATCGGACGCATCGTCGCCCGCCTGGAAGACAAGGGGTTCAAGCTGGTGGCTGCCAAGCTGATTACCGTTACAGAGGAGCAGGCCAAGAAGCATTATGCAGAGCATGACGGCAAGGATTTTTTCCCGGAGCTGGTAAGCTTCATTACCTCCGGTCCTGTGTTCGCCATGGTATGGGAAGGCGATGATGTCATCGCATTATCCAGGCTCCTGATCGGCAAGACCAAAGTCGGTGAGGCCCTGCCGGGCACCATCCGCGGGGATTATGCCAGCCATACTCCGCTTAATCTGATCCACGGATCGGATTCACCGGACAGTGCAGCACGTGAGATCGCCAATTTCTTCGCTCCGGATGAGCTGGCACAGTATCATAAAGACATCGCGGCCTGGATGTAA
- a CDS encoding polyprenyl synthetase family protein → MKRLQIFGLLNKDMDQIEKELYRSVQGDDDLLSETSLHLLRAGGKRLRPVFVLMGGKFGTYDLDKLKRVAIPLELIHSASLVHDDVIDDAELRRGEPTVKAKWGDKIAMYTGDYIYAKALVMTSGLKNPLIHQILSKAMVEMSIGEMEQIRDFFNSGQSVRHYLRRIRRKTALLIAVSCQLGALAADAEPGTARLLYNYGYNVGMAFQIRDDLLDLSGTEKQIGKPPGSDMRQGNITLPVIYTLQDDRLRSRLLEELEAIREGNSGVGRAIDLILSGDGISRAEELASCYIAKALEALDQLPSNRTKRNLRDIAFFVTGRAY, encoded by the coding sequence ATGAAGCGACTGCAAATATTCGGCTTGCTGAACAAAGATATGGATCAGATTGAGAAAGAGCTGTACCGCAGTGTCCAGGGAGACGATGATCTGCTGAGCGAAACCTCGCTGCACCTGCTGAGGGCAGGGGGCAAGCGCCTTCGGCCGGTATTCGTCCTGATGGGCGGCAAATTCGGCACTTATGACCTCGATAAGCTGAAGCGCGTCGCTATTCCGCTGGAGCTGATTCACAGCGCCTCACTGGTTCATGATGATGTCATTGACGATGCGGAGCTCCGGCGGGGTGAGCCTACCGTTAAGGCAAAATGGGGCGACAAGATCGCCATGTACACCGGCGACTATATTTATGCGAAGGCCCTGGTGATGACTTCAGGGCTGAAAAATCCCCTGATTCATCAGATTCTCTCCAAAGCCATGGTTGAGATGTCCATCGGAGAGATGGAGCAGATCCGCGACTTCTTCAACAGCGGACAGAGCGTGCGCCATTACCTGCGGAGAATCCGCCGCAAGACAGCGCTGCTGATTGCCGTCAGCTGTCAGCTTGGCGCTCTGGCTGCAGATGCGGAGCCGGGAACCGCCAGGCTCCTCTATAATTACGGATATAACGTTGGAATGGCGTTTCAAATCCGTGATGATCTGCTCGATCTCTCCGGAACGGAGAAGCAAATTGGCAAGCCGCCTGGAAGCGATATGCGGCAGGGGAATATTACACTGCCTGTTATCTACACTCTGCAAGATGACAGGCTCCGCAGCCGCCTGCTGGAAGAGCTTGAAGCGATTCGTGAAGGGAACAGCGGGGTCGGCCGGGCTATTGATCTGATTCTCTCCGGCGACGGGATTTCCCGTGCGGAGGAGCTGGCTTCCTGTTATATTGCCAAGGCGCTCGAAGCGCTGGATCAGCTGCCAAGCAACCGGACTAAGCGCAATTTGCGCGATATCGCCTTTTTCGTGACAGGCCGGGCTTATTGA
- a CDS encoding menaquinone biosynthesis protein, translating into MTDLEHTVIGKISYTNSWPVYHHFHPSSLSFPAEMVSEVPAVLNQGMAAGDIHVGALSSFAYAAASDRLLLLPGLSVSADGPVGSILLFSKKPLQHIGSGTIAVTNTSATSVNLLKILMHKALGASPEYISAEPDLNAMMQQADAGLLIGDHAIRASWQDQGYEVTDLGELWKEWTGHCMTFAVWAVNRKAAARSPEAIAEIAEAFERSKRRGLNELGPVIHEACRTIGGMASYWNDYFRNLCYDFGERQQEGLNLYFRYAYELGLLPQEVKMEIWSHNLLTRVKE; encoded by the coding sequence GTGACAGACCTAGAACACACCGTCATCGGCAAAATCAGCTATACCAATTCATGGCCGGTCTATCATCATTTCCATCCTTCTTCTTTAAGCTTTCCTGCTGAAATGGTGAGTGAAGTGCCTGCTGTCCTTAATCAGGGCATGGCAGCGGGAGATATTCATGTAGGGGCCTTATCCTCCTTCGCTTACGCCGCAGCCAGCGACCGGCTGCTGCTGCTGCCTGGTCTGTCCGTCAGTGCGGACGGTCCGGTGGGGTCGATATTGCTTTTCTCCAAAAAGCCGTTACAGCATATTGGCAGCGGAACGATCGCGGTGACGAACACCTCGGCTACCTCGGTTAATCTGCTGAAGATCCTGATGCATAAGGCCTTGGGAGCCAGCCCGGAGTACATCAGCGCCGAGCCCGATCTGAATGCTATGATGCAGCAGGCTGATGCCGGCCTCTTGATCGGTGATCATGCCATCCGCGCTTCCTGGCAGGATCAGGGATATGAAGTGACGGATCTGGGCGAGCTGTGGAAGGAATGGACCGGCCACTGTATGACCTTTGCCGTATGGGCGGTTAACCGTAAGGCTGCAGCCCGGAGTCCGGAGGCTATTGCCGAGATCGCCGAAGCCTTCGAGCGGAGCAAGAGACGCGGCCTGAATGAGCTGGGACCGGTAATTCATGAAGCCTGCCGCACGATCGGGGGCATGGCCTCCTATTGGAATGATTACTTCCGTAATTTGTGTTATGACTTTGGGGAAAGGCAGCAAGAAGGTCTGAACCTCTATTTCCGCTATGCCTATGAATTGGGCCTGCTGCCGCAGGAAGTGAAGATGGAGATTTGGAGCCACAATCTGCTGACACGGGTGAAAGAATGA
- a CDS encoding flavin prenyltransferase UbiX produces MTELKPKNFVVGITGASGAIYGIRLTETLLSFGYTVHLVVSNAGWRVFKEELGYAVSDREGFLNEQFGSYPGSLLYHPVQDIGASIASGSFRTEGMIIMPCSMGTLSAVAHGSSDNLLTRAADVMLKEGRPLVLVPRETPLHAIHLENMLKLSRMGVKLIPAMPAFYYGPATMDDLINFMVGKVLDSFGIEHTLFRRWGE; encoded by the coding sequence ATGACCGAACTTAAGCCTAAGAACTTCGTGGTTGGCATTACCGGCGCGAGCGGGGCGATCTACGGCATCCGGCTGACAGAGACCCTTCTCTCCTTTGGTTACACGGTACATCTGGTTGTAAGTAATGCGGGCTGGCGTGTCTTCAAGGAGGAACTGGGCTATGCCGTATCAGACCGGGAGGGATTCCTGAACGAGCAGTTCGGCAGCTATCCCGGTTCTCTTCTGTATCACCCGGTGCAGGATATCGGCGCTTCGATTGCCAGCGGTTCCTTCCGGACAGAGGGGATGATTATTATGCCTTGCTCGATGGGAACACTGTCTGCTGTAGCACATGGCAGCTCGGACAATCTGCTGACGCGGGCTGCGGATGTCATGCTGAAGGAAGGCCGTCCGCTCGTTCTGGTGCCACGGGAGACACCGCTGCATGCGATTCACCTGGAGAATATGCTGAAGCTGTCGCGGATGGGCGTCAAGCTGATTCCGGCAATGCCGGCGTTCTATTACGGCCCTGCAACTATGGATGATCTGATCAATTTCATGGTGGGGAAGGTGCTCGACAGCTTCGGGATTGAGCATACTTTATTTCGCAGATGGGGGGAATGA
- a CDS encoding UbiA-like polyprenyltransferase, whose amino-acid sequence MFKKIGIFLQMIKFEHTVFALPFAFMGALLGSVVMFGELPSWSQIGWVVVAMFGARSAAMGLNRLIDRISDAKNPRTAGRAIPAGLLKVGEVSLFIAFSFFLLFWAAFKLNPLSAKLLPIAVFLLVFYSFTKRFTWACHLILGLTIALAPLGGWVAVTGTVDLTAMIFYFTIVFWTAGFDIIYSCQDVDFDRKEGLYSIPVRFGVARALGIAKVFHLLTALGFISLVFITELSWWYVAGMVLAYIILFYEHYIVSPGDLSKLQTAFFTMNGVLSIVVFSFTLIDLVVQFYK is encoded by the coding sequence ATGTTTAAGAAAATCGGAATTTTTCTACAAATGATTAAATTCGAGCACACGGTTTTTGCGTTGCCCTTTGCATTTATGGGTGCTTTGCTTGGTTCAGTAGTTATGTTTGGGGAACTGCCCTCCTGGAGCCAGATCGGATGGGTAGTTGTTGCTATGTTCGGCGCACGCAGCGCGGCCATGGGGCTTAACCGGCTGATCGACCGGATCAGTGATGCGAAGAATCCCCGGACAGCGGGAAGAGCCATTCCGGCTGGATTACTGAAGGTTGGAGAGGTATCGCTGTTCATTGCGTTCTCGTTCTTTTTGCTGTTCTGGGCAGCCTTCAAGCTTAATCCGCTGTCAGCGAAGCTGCTGCCGATTGCTGTTTTTCTGCTGGTCTTCTATTCCTTCACCAAGCGCTTCACCTGGGCCTGCCACCTGATTCTAGGGCTTACGATTGCCCTTGCCCCTCTCGGCGGCTGGGTTGCGGTTACAGGAACGGTGGACTTGACTGCTATGATCTTCTATTTCACGATCGTATTCTGGACAGCGGGCTTTGATATCATCTACTCCTGCCAGGATGTGGACTTCGACCGCAAGGAAGGGCTGTATTCCATTCCGGTGCGCTTCGGGGTAGCCCGTGCGTTGGGGATTGCCAAGGTCTTCCATCTGCTGACCGCCCTCGGCTTCATCTCCCTGGTGTTCATCACGGAGCTGAGCTGGTGGTATGTAGCCGGCATGGTGCTTGCCTACATTATACTGTTCTATGAGCACTACATTGTGTCTCCGGGTGATCTAAGCAAGCTGCAGACTGCATTCTTCACCATGAACGGTGTGCTGAGCATTGTTGTCTTTTCCTTTACTCTGATTGACCTGGTGGTGCAGTTCTACAAATGA
- a CDS encoding demethylmenaquinone methyltransferase yields the protein MTVDKATVIGEQGEKPKEQFVHSVFESIAGKYDLMNDILSFRRHKAWRKFTMRKMGMKRGDSAVDLCCGTCDWSIALADASESGNVMGLDFSAGMLEVGRRKVEARGLQDRISLIQGNAMELPFGDNSFDYATIGFGLRNVPDPVQVLNEMKRVVKPGGMVVCLELSKPMKQPFKGIYYFYFQRVLPLLGRLFAKRYEQYKWLPESLALFPDRMQLEEIFRDTGLIKVESFPLNGGIAALHLGLKENCNV from the coding sequence ATGACAGTTGATAAAGCTACCGTAATAGGTGAGCAAGGCGAGAAGCCGAAGGAGCAATTTGTCCATTCGGTATTTGAGAGCATTGCCGGCAAGTACGATCTGATGAATGATATTCTGAGCTTCCGCCGCCATAAGGCCTGGCGCAAGTTCACCATGCGCAAGATGGGCATGAAACGCGGGGACTCGGCAGTGGACCTCTGCTGCGGTACCTGCGACTGGAGTATTGCTCTCGCTGACGCGAGTGAGTCCGGGAATGTCATGGGGCTGGACTTCAGCGCAGGTATGCTGGAGGTGGGACGGCGCAAGGTGGAGGCGCGCGGACTGCAGGACCGTATCTCCCTGATTCAGGGCAATGCGATGGAGCTGCCGTTCGGCGACAATTCCTTCGATTACGCGACGATTGGTTTTGGACTCCGTAATGTGCCTGATCCCGTTCAGGTGTTAAATGAGATGAAACGCGTGGTGAAGCCGGGCGGAATGGTGGTATGTCTGGAGCTGTCGAAGCCGATGAAGCAGCCGTTCAAAGGTATTTATTATTTTTATTTCCAGCGTGTGCTTCCTCTGCTAGGCAGGTTGTTCGCCAAGCGTTATGAGCAATACAAATGGCTTCCAGAATCACTGGCCCTCTTCCCGGACAGGATGCAATTGGAAGAGATTTTCCGGGATACCGGACTTATAAAAGTGGAATCGTTCCCCTTGAACGGTGGCATCGCAGCGTTACATCTTGGGCTCAAGGAGAACTGTAATGTTTAA